A stretch of the Filimonas lacunae genome encodes the following:
- a CDS encoding VOC family protein — protein MKKVTGIGGIFFKCKDPKAVREWYQKHLGLNTNDYGATFEWYEGDDSTKKGQTQWSPFDEKTKYFEPSAKEFMINYRVENLVELVEQLKQEGVTIVDKIESFDYGKFVHIIDLEGNKIELWEPAV, from the coding sequence ATGAAAAAAGTAACGGGCATTGGCGGTATCTTTTTCAAATGCAAAGATCCTAAGGCGGTGCGTGAATGGTATCAAAAGCACCTGGGACTTAATACCAACGATTACGGGGCCACTTTTGAATGGTATGAAGGAGACGACAGCACGAAGAAGGGCCAGACACAATGGAGCCCGTTTGATGAAAAAACAAAATATTTTGAACCTTCGGCTAAAGAGTTTATGATCAATTACCGGGTAGAAAACCTGGTAGAGTTGGTGGAGCAATTAAAGCAGGAAGGGGTAACCATTGTAGATAAAATTGAATCGTTTGATTACGGCAAGTTTGTACATATCATTGACCTGGAAGGTAACAAAATTGAATTGTGGGAGCCAGCCGTATAA
- a CDS encoding TonB-dependent receptor, with amino-acid sequence MKHIIVILSLLCLGNTSIAQNIFKAIIKDAGSRQPLAKASAIIPTAKLEASADSAGVLIITGIPDGLHAITFRFVGYAPLTLSYSFPGGSDTATILLESSSEEMEEVVVSATRSSRTLQQIPTRVEVIAREELDEKGNMKPGDIRMMLNESTGIQTQQVSATSANSSIRIQGLDGRYTQILRDGFPLYSGFSGGLGLLQTPPLDLKQVEVIKGSSSTLYGGGAIAGLVNLVSKTPTAERDLRFLVNGTSAGGLDLSGFYAQKFEKVGVTLFASRNTSKAYDPSSTGFTAIPQTERYTLNPKLFIYFSPKTKMNAGVNTTFENRTGGDIQYIKGNGDAIHAYFEKNKSTRLSSQLAVEHAFNANNILTVKNSVSLFNRTITIPGYVFDGKQLSSYSELAFNSNHEKADWVAGFNFYTDKFREYPKDAFTKRNYELNTGGAFIQNTWKPTRWLHTETGIRTDYVTDYGWIFLPRLSALFTITPALTSRVGGGFGYKTPTIFTEEAERIQFRYVMPVSIATNKLEKSHGLNFDINYKTALSENLHLHINQLFFYTRIKDPLQLTQAPGGEYRLLNESGGHIDTKGWETNIKLTYQDIKLLIGYTYTDAQLTANGIKSVNPLTAKHRLNNVLMYEIEDKWKLGLEGYYYGWQTLHDGAAGKPYWIFGFMAEKLWERFSLFINFENFTDARQTKFDSIYTGSVSNPAFRDVYAPLDGFVVNGGLKLHL; translated from the coding sequence ATGAAACACATAATAGTGATACTATCCTTGCTGTGCCTGGGTAATACCAGCATTGCACAAAATATATTTAAAGCCATTATTAAAGACGCCGGTTCCAGGCAACCCTTAGCAAAAGCATCTGCCATTATACCCACCGCAAAGTTGGAAGCCAGCGCCGATTCTGCGGGTGTTCTTATTATCACAGGTATACCCGATGGACTACACGCTATCACTTTTCGTTTTGTTGGTTATGCACCACTCACCCTTTCCTACTCTTTTCCGGGTGGTAGCGATACCGCCACTATACTACTGGAATCATCCAGCGAAGAAATGGAAGAAGTAGTGGTTTCAGCCACGCGTAGCTCACGTACACTACAGCAAATACCCACACGCGTAGAGGTGATTGCAAGAGAAGAACTGGATGAAAAGGGCAATATGAAGCCCGGCGATATACGCATGATGCTGAACGAAAGCACGGGCATACAAACCCAGCAGGTATCGGCTACTTCTGCCAATTCCAGCATTCGCATACAAGGATTGGATGGTCGTTATACACAAATACTACGGGATGGATTTCCGCTGTATTCCGGGTTTTCCGGCGGATTGGGGTTATTGCAAACACCACCGCTGGATTTAAAACAAGTAGAGGTGATAAAAGGCTCTTCTTCCACCTTATACGGTGGAGGTGCTATTGCCGGCCTGGTAAACCTGGTTTCCAAAACACCCACAGCAGAACGCGACCTTCGCTTCCTGGTAAATGGGACATCGGCAGGCGGACTGGACCTCAGCGGATTTTACGCTCAAAAGTTTGAAAAAGTGGGGGTAACCTTGTTTGCGTCCCGCAATACCAGCAAGGCTTACGATCCTTCCAGCACCGGCTTTACGGCCATCCCGCAAACAGAGCGATATACCTTAAACCCCAAACTGTTTATTTATTTCAGTCCTAAAACAAAGATGAATGCCGGCGTGAACACCACTTTTGAAAACCGCACCGGTGGTGATATCCAATACATAAAAGGCAATGGTGATGCTATTCATGCTTATTTTGAAAAGAATAAAAGCACCCGCCTATCTTCACAACTGGCAGTTGAACATGCTTTCAATGCCAACAATATACTCACGGTTAAAAACTCGGTGAGCCTGTTTAACAGAACCATTACCATACCTGGTTATGTGTTTGATGGCAAGCAACTGTCCAGCTATTCAGAACTGGCCTTCAACAGTAATCACGAAAAGGCCGACTGGGTTGCCGGTTTCAACTTTTACACAGATAAGTTCAGGGAATACCCCAAAGACGCTTTTACTAAAAGAAATTATGAACTCAATACCGGTGGCGCTTTTATTCAAAATACCTGGAAACCTACCCGCTGGTTACATACAGAAACAGGTATCAGAACGGACTATGTAACGGATTATGGATGGATATTTCTGCCCCGTTTGTCTGCGCTGTTTACCATAACACCTGCCCTCACCTCGCGTGTAGGTGGCGGGTTTGGCTATAAAACACCTACTATTTTTACAGAAGAAGCAGAACGTATACAGTTCAGGTATGTAATGCCCGTATCCATTGCCACTAATAAACTGGAAAAATCGCACGGGCTTAACTTCGACATCAACTATAAAACAGCTTTATCAGAAAACCTTCACCTCCACATTAACCAGTTGTTCTTCTATACCCGCATTAAAGATCCGTTGCAGCTTACCCAGGCACCAGGCGGCGAATACAGGCTTTTAAATGAGTCGGGAGGACATATAGACACCAAGGGCTGGGAAACCAATATAAAGCTCACCTACCAGGATATAAAGCTGTTAATTGGTTATACTTATACAGATGCACAATTAACGGCCAATGGCATCAAAAGTGTGAATCCGCTCACCGCTAAGCACCGGCTCAATAATGTGCTGATGTACGAAATAGAAGATAAATGGAAACTGGGGCTGGAAGGCTATTATTACGGATGGCAGACTTTACATGACGGCGCCGCCGGTAAACCTTACTGGATATTCGGGTTTATGGCAGAAAAGCTATGGGAACGGTTTTCGCTGTTTATCAATTTCGAAAACTTTACAGATGCCCGTCAAACAAAATTTGACTCCATTTACACAGGTAGTGTAAGCAATCCTGCTTTCAGAGATGTGTATGCGCCACTGGATGGCTTTGTAGTCAATGGAGGGCTGAAATTGCACTTATAA
- a CDS encoding FMN-binding negative transcriptional regulator: MYTPHQFQFTNREEMVAFMKQYSFATIVTNKGNLPIATQLPFAVKYNAGELLLTSHFAVANEQAKYIAENTSLVIFSEPHAYISPTHYDKIESVPTWDYIAVHAYGKAKIITEENAVIGVLEQMIAFYEPAYRQQWNHLPDKFKQGMMNGIVAFEIEVVDLQGQKKLSQNKTEVEKQRIIAHLEKSDNTVENVIAKHIREL, translated from the coding sequence ATGTACACACCACATCAGTTTCAATTTACCAACAGGGAAGAAATGGTTGCTTTTATGAAGCAATACAGCTTTGCTACCATTGTAACCAACAAGGGTAATTTACCTATAGCTACGCAACTTCCTTTTGCTGTGAAGTACAATGCCGGCGAACTATTATTGACTTCACACTTTGCGGTAGCCAACGAACAGGCAAAGTATATAGCTGAAAATACCTCATTGGTTATTTTTAGTGAACCGCATGCTTATATATCACCTACACACTACGATAAAATAGAGAGTGTTCCTACATGGGACTATATAGCTGTGCATGCGTATGGAAAGGCTAAGATTATTACAGAAGAAAATGCGGTAATAGGTGTGTTGGAGCAGATGATTGCATTTTATGAACCTGCTTATAGGCAGCAGTGGAATCATCTTCCTGATAAGTTTAAACAGGGAATGATGAATGGGATTGTAGCTTTTGAAATAGAAGTGGTTGACCTGCAAGGGCAAAAGAAACTGTCTCAGAATAAAACGGAAGTGGAGAAACAACGAATAATAGCTCACTTGGAGAAAAGTGACAATACTGTAGAAAATGTTATTGCGAAACATATCAGAGAACTGTAA
- a CDS encoding dihydrofolate reductase family protein, with amino-acid sequence MRKLKLQVHISIDGFVAGPAGESDWIFNGASQQPVIDLADSCDTILMGRKMSQGFIEHWENILDKSGGREQPLAQRMVSMRKIVFSRTQTTIQGRNAEMANGDLVATVQALKQEAGKDMIVYGGATFVSSLIEHNLIDEYNLFVKPVALGNGLSIFKTRKPLVLVKSVNHENLVTINTYLPG; translated from the coding sequence ATGAGAAAATTAAAATTACAAGTACACATCAGTATTGATGGTTTTGTGGCCGGGCCAGCCGGAGAGTCGGACTGGATTTTTAATGGAGCAAGTCAGCAGCCTGTTATTGATTTGGCTGATAGCTGTGATACTATTTTGATGGGACGCAAAATGAGCCAGGGTTTTATCGAGCACTGGGAGAATATACTGGACAAATCCGGTGGCAGGGAGCAGCCACTTGCCCAGCGAATGGTAAGCATGCGTAAAATTGTGTTTAGTCGCACACAAACTACCATCCAGGGTAGGAATGCAGAAATGGCCAATGGTGATTTGGTTGCTACCGTACAAGCGCTTAAACAAGAAGCAGGTAAAGATATGATTGTGTATGGGGGCGCTACTTTTGTGAGTAGCCTTATTGAGCACAATCTGATAGATGAATATAATCTGTTTGTAAAGCCAGTTGCGCTTGGCAATGGTCTTAGCATTTTTAAAACAAGAAAACCTTTGGTGCTGGTTAAATCAGTGAATCATGAAAACCTGGTTACTATCAATACTTATTTGCCGGGATAA
- the ppsA gene encoding phosphoenolpyruvate synthase yields the protein MPALNFITQLKDVGINDIATVGGKNASLGEMLRNLSGLGIQIPQGFVITVDAYYQFIRFNNLDEVIREIAGNIDCDNLESLRRGGLQIRQLIRNSKFPKDLSEAIIEAYYALSATYEQAVTDVAVRSSATAEDLPDASFAGQQETYLNVRGPAALIDSVRNCFASLFTDRAISYRQRFGYDHFQVGLSVCIQKMVRSDLGASGVAFSLDTESGFKDVVVINGSWGLGEMIVQGSVSPDEFITFKPLLHEGYAAIVEKKMGQKDKMMVYGDGPDARVRIIPVDKSSQHQFCLSEEQILQLSKWVCTIETYYSTLKNHWCPMDVEWALDGLSKQLFIVQARPETIHSRKKNNDFTEYFITDEKRSSNIVCKGISVGDKIAAGKVHIMHSLDKRLEGFDFKPGEILVTDMTDPDWEPIMKIAGAIITNKGGRTCHAAIVAREMGVPAIVGCGNATEVLNDEQTVTVSCAEGELGLVYNGELEYTVTTTSLDDLPVIQTPLMLNVGTPGMAFQFAHLPNKGVGLAREEFIINNYIQAHPLALLHHRQLNDAELSKSIAAMIKGFKDEEDYFVQKLAFGIARIAAAFYPHKVIVRFSDFKSNEYYNLPGGKYFEPAEENPMIGWRGASRYYSDAFKPAFALECKAIKWVREVMGFKNVVVMIPFCRTVSELHKVQHTMQEFGLERGVDGLEIYLMAEVPSNIILADEFAPLIDGFSIGSNDLTQLTLGLDRDSALVADIYDERNHAVKKMITHLIRTAKQHQVKVGICGQGPSDHPDFAQFLVENGIDSISVTPDSILKTIKAIHEIEMKLGVAQPEPVADKQLIFQ from the coding sequence ATGCCAGCGCTAAATTTTATTACACAATTGAAGGATGTGGGCATTAACGACATTGCCACAGTGGGAGGGAAGAATGCTTCTTTGGGAGAAATGCTGCGGAACCTTTCCGGACTGGGCATTCAGATACCGCAGGGGTTTGTTATAACGGTAGATGCTTATTACCAGTTTATCCGCTTTAACAACCTGGATGAAGTGATCCGGGAAATTGCCGGTAACATCGATTGCGATAACCTGGAATCTTTACGTCGCGGAGGGTTGCAGATAAGACAGCTGATACGCAATAGTAAATTTCCGAAAGACCTTAGCGAAGCTATTATTGAAGCTTATTATGCTTTAAGCGCCACCTATGAACAAGCCGTTACCGATGTAGCTGTTCGGTCGTCGGCCACGGCAGAAGATTTACCAGACGCCAGTTTTGCCGGTCAGCAGGAAACCTATTTAAATGTGAGAGGTCCGGCCGCTTTGATTGATTCTGTCCGTAACTGTTTTGCTTCTTTGTTTACCGACAGGGCTATCAGCTATCGTCAGCGTTTTGGATACGATCATTTCCAGGTAGGATTATCGGTATGTATTCAAAAAATGGTGCGTTCCGACCTGGGAGCGAGTGGTGTGGCTTTTTCACTGGATACAGAATCGGGTTTTAAAGATGTGGTGGTGATCAATGGTTCGTGGGGATTAGGGGAGATGATTGTGCAGGGAAGCGTATCGCCTGACGAGTTTATTACTTTCAAGCCCTTGCTGCATGAAGGATATGCCGCTATTGTAGAAAAGAAAATGGGGCAGAAGGATAAGATGATGGTATACGGTGATGGTCCTGATGCAAGGGTGCGTATTATACCGGTAGATAAATCTTCACAACACCAGTTTTGTCTTTCCGAAGAGCAGATACTTCAGCTAAGTAAATGGGTGTGTACCATTGAAACCTATTACTCTACCTTGAAAAACCATTGGTGCCCGATGGATGTGGAATGGGCACTGGACGGTTTAAGCAAACAGTTGTTTATAGTGCAGGCAAGGCCTGAAACCATACATTCCCGCAAAAAGAATAATGATTTTACAGAGTATTTCATTACCGATGAAAAACGCAGTAGCAATATTGTTTGTAAAGGCATATCTGTAGGCGATAAAATTGCAGCAGGCAAAGTGCATATTATGCACTCGCTGGACAAGCGGTTGGAAGGTTTTGATTTTAAACCCGGTGAAATACTGGTAACCGATATGACCGATCCGGATTGGGAGCCTATTATGAAAATAGCCGGTGCTATTATTACCAACAAAGGTGGCCGCACTTGTCATGCAGCTATTGTAGCGCGTGAAATGGGCGTGCCTGCTATTGTGGGCTGTGGCAATGCCACAGAAGTACTGAATGATGAACAAACGGTAACGGTGAGTTGTGCGGAAGGGGAGTTGGGGCTGGTGTATAACGGCGAGCTGGAATACACTGTAACCACCACCTCGCTGGATGATTTGCCTGTTATACAAACACCGTTGATGTTGAATGTAGGCACTCCCGGTATGGCCTTTCAATTTGCCCATTTACCCAATAAAGGGGTTGGATTGGCGCGGGAAGAGTTTATTATTAATAACTATATCCAGGCGCATCCGTTGGCCTTATTGCATCACAGGCAACTGAACGATGCAGAGTTGTCAAAGTCTATAGCCGCGATGATTAAAGGCTTTAAGGATGAAGAAGATTACTTTGTTCAGAAGCTGGCTTTTGGTATTGCACGTATTGCAGCCGCTTTTTATCCGCATAAGGTAATTGTTCGCTTTTCCGATTTTAAAAGCAATGAGTATTACAATCTGCCCGGTGGCAAGTATTTTGAACCGGCAGAGGAAAACCCCATGATCGGCTGGCGGGGAGCATCCCGCTATTATTCCGATGCTTTCAAACCTGCTTTTGCACTGGAGTGTAAAGCTATTAAGTGGGTACGGGAAGTGATGGGTTTTAAGAACGTAGTGGTGATGATCCCTTTTTGCCGAACAGTAAGCGAGCTGCATAAAGTACAGCATACTATGCAGGAATTTGGCCTGGAAAGGGGCGTAGATGGTTTGGAAATATACCTGATGGCAGAAGTGCCTTCCAATATCATCCTGGCAGATGAGTTTGCACCGCTGATTGATGGCTTTTCCATAGGCAGCAACGATCTCACGCAGCTGACCCTGGGGCTGGACAGGGATTCGGCGCTGGTGGCGGATATTTACGATGAGAGAAACCATGCAGTTAAGAAAATGATCACGCATCTTATCCGCACGGCTAAACAACATCAGGTAAAAGTGGGAATATGCGGGCAGGGGCCTTCTGATCATCCGGACTTTGCACAGTTCCTGGTAGAAAACGGAATAGACTCTATTTCGGTAACACCGGATTCTATTTTAAAAACTATAAAAGCAATTCACGAAATAGAAATGAAGTTGGGTGTAGCACAGCCGGAGCCTGTGGCAGATAAGCAACTGATTTTTCAATAA